The following are encoded in a window of Verrucomicrobiia bacterium genomic DNA:
- a CDS encoding complex I NDUFA9 subunit family protein, which yields MRVLVTGGTGFVGRAVVGALQERGHTVRVLSRGTRSVPPGAEGLAGSVLKPDSLPGALNGCEAVVHLVGIISEVGDQTYERVHVDGTRNVVKAARAGGVGRFVHMSALGTRPEARSRYHRSKWAAEEAVRSSGLTWTLLRPGLIYGPGDGFVNRFAGMIRRSPVLPVVGPGTCRLQPVAVEDVARCVAGALEIQESVGRTLDLCGRESLTLNAILSEILRAMGRSRVRVHLPWSLANAQARMLEWVFPSLLGKAPPLNRDQILMLQEDNIGDPEPACRLFDFEPVPFPAGLRRWL from the coding sequence ATGCGCGTTTTGGTGACCGGTGGCACGGGATTCGTCGGCCGGGCGGTTGTGGGGGCGTTGCAGGAACGTGGACACACGGTCCGGGTCCTTTCGCGCGGGACACGTTCGGTCCCGCCCGGCGCCGAGGGTCTCGCCGGATCCGTGCTCAAACCCGATTCCCTTCCAGGCGCCCTGAACGGATGCGAGGCGGTGGTTCACCTCGTTGGGATCATCAGCGAAGTGGGGGACCAGACGTATGAGCGGGTGCATGTGGACGGCACAAGGAACGTCGTCAAGGCGGCGCGTGCGGGGGGCGTCGGACGCTTCGTCCACATGAGCGCGCTCGGCACGCGACCCGAGGCCCGCTCGCGCTATCATCGGTCCAAGTGGGCGGCAGAGGAGGCGGTACGGAGCAGCGGACTGACCTGGACCCTCCTTCGACCGGGCCTGATCTACGGTCCAGGGGATGGTTTCGTGAATCGCTTCGCGGGGATGATCCGCCGCTCGCCCGTGCTGCCGGTGGTGGGCCCGGGCACCTGCCGGTTGCAGCCGGTGGCCGTGGAGGATGTGGCCCGATGCGTTGCCGGGGCGCTGGAGATTCAGGAGAGCGTCGGTCGAACTCTGGACCTCTGCGGGCGTGAGTCGCTGACCCTGAACGCGATCCTGTCGGAGATTCTCCGGGCGATGGGGCGCTCGCGCGTGCGGGTCCATCTGCCGTGGAGTCTCGCAAACGCCCAGGCGCGAATGCTGGAGTGGGTGTTTCCGAGCCTTCTCGGAAAGGCTCCTCCGCTGAATCGGGACCAGATCCTGATGCTTCAGGAGGACAACATCGGGGATCCTGAGCCCGCCTGCCGCCTCTTCGACTTCGAGCCCGTCCCGTTTCCTGCGGGTTTGCGCCGCTGGCTTTGA
- a CDS encoding DUF1501 domain-containing protein, which produces MNLLENVRLLETRRQFFARGRNVVGYAALGSLLGRLGTGMAGEGSPILLPHVAPKARRVIYLHMVGGPSQMDLFDYKPKMAAWYDKELPDSVRQGQRLTTMTSGQARFPIAPSKYRFSQVGSNGMWMNTELLPYTAKCVDDLCFIRSMHTEAINHEPAICHMQTGNMNAGRPCIGSWVSYGLGSMNENLPSFVVLVAEPTNKEQIQAISARLWSSGFLPGEHAGVSFRSAGDPILFISNPPGVPSDLRRRQLDGLRRLNELTHRELGDPETQTRIQQFEMAFRMQSSVPELTRVSEEPEATYRLYGEEARKPGTYAYTCLLARRLLERGTRFVQVYLNNWDHHSNVGGRLPMQCRDVDQATYGLIQDLKSRGLFDDTLIIWGGEFGRTIYSQGGLSRENYGRDHHPRCFTLWMAGGGARGGMVYGETDDFSYNIVENPVHVRDFHATILHLLGMQHERFTYKHQGLDQRLTGVEESHVIRDLIA; this is translated from the coding sequence ATGAATCTCCTCGAGAACGTCCGGTTGCTGGAAACCCGGCGACAGTTCTTTGCCCGCGGGCGGAATGTGGTCGGGTATGCGGCCCTTGGCAGCCTGCTGGGGCGTCTTGGGACCGGGATGGCCGGGGAGGGTTCCCCGATCCTGCTCCCGCATGTGGCCCCGAAGGCCCGACGGGTGATTTATTTGCACATGGTGGGCGGTCCGTCGCAGATGGATCTGTTCGACTACAAGCCGAAGATGGCGGCGTGGTACGACAAGGAGCTTCCGGATTCGGTCCGCCAGGGCCAGCGGCTGACCACGATGACTTCGGGACAGGCCCGCTTCCCGATTGCTCCGTCCAAATACCGGTTCAGCCAGGTGGGTTCGAACGGGATGTGGATGAACACCGAGCTGCTTCCGTACACGGCGAAATGTGTGGACGACCTGTGCTTCATCCGGTCCATGCATACCGAGGCGATCAATCATGAGCCGGCCATCTGCCACATGCAGACGGGCAACATGAATGCGGGACGCCCTTGCATCGGCTCGTGGGTGAGCTACGGGCTGGGTTCCATGAACGAGAATCTGCCCAGCTTCGTGGTGCTGGTGGCGGAGCCGACCAACAAGGAGCAGATCCAGGCCATCAGCGCGCGGCTGTGGTCGAGTGGATTTCTCCCGGGTGAGCATGCCGGCGTTTCCTTCCGCAGTGCCGGCGATCCGATTCTCTTCATCAGCAACCCTCCGGGAGTGCCCTCGGACCTGCGCCGTCGTCAACTCGACGGTCTGCGCCGGTTGAACGAGCTCACCCACCGGGAACTGGGCGATCCGGAAACGCAGACGCGAATCCAGCAATTTGAAATGGCGTTCCGGATGCAGTCCAGCGTTCCCGAGCTGACCCGTGTCTCGGAGGAACCGGAGGCCACCTACCGGCTTTACGGCGAAGAGGCCCGGAAGCCGGGAACCTACGCCTACACCTGCCTGCTGGCGCGCCGGCTCCTCGAACGGGGGACGCGGTTTGTGCAGGTGTACCTGAACAACTGGGATCACCACAGCAACGTGGGCGGACGCCTGCCCATGCAGTGTCGCGACGTGGACCAGGCCACCTACGGTCTGATCCAGGATCTGAAGTCGAGGGGCCTTTTCGACGACACCCTGATCATCTGGGGCGGGGAATTCGGCCGGACCATCTATTCCCAGGGAGGCCTGTCCAGGGAGAACTACGGACGCGACCACCATCCGCGCTGCTTCACCCTGTGGATGGCCGGGGGAGGAGCCCGCGGGGGCATGGTGTACGGCGAGACGGACGACTTTTCCTACAACATCGTCGAGAATCCGGTGCACGTCCGGGACTTCCACGCCACGATCCTGCATCTGCTGGGCATGCAGCACGAACGGTTCACCTACAAGCATCAGGGACTCGACCAGCGGTTGACCGGCGTGGAGGAGTCCCACGTCATTCGCGATCTCATTGCCTGA
- a CDS encoding TIM barrel protein, whose translation MKLTRRTALAATASTALAGLARRLEAADAATGLKGRIHHSVCKWCYPNVPLDELARWGREHGLGSIELLVVEDIPTVQKHGLTCAMVSGVPGGITRGLNRAANHDAIAEWFEVTAPKVAALGCRNIICFSGNRQGLSDEEGLKTCAAGIQRLLPVAEKHQVTLVMELLNSRVDHADYQCDHTAWGVDLCRAVGSEHFKLLYDIYHMQIMEGDLIATIRKSHPYIAHYHTGGVPGRHEIDESQEIFYPAVMRAIVDTGFQGHVAQEFIPARPDPLASLKQGVTICDV comes from the coding sequence ATGAAGCTCACCCGCCGCACCGCCCTTGCCGCCACCGCCTCGACCGCACTCGCCGGACTGGCCCGTCGTCTGGAAGCCGCCGACGCGGCCACCGGACTCAAGGGCCGCATCCACCACTCCGTCTGCAAATGGTGCTATCCGAATGTGCCGCTGGACGAGCTGGCGCGCTGGGGGAGGGAGCACGGGCTGGGATCCATCGAGTTGCTGGTGGTGGAGGACATTCCGACGGTTCAGAAGCATGGCCTGACTTGCGCGATGGTCAGTGGTGTGCCCGGGGGGATCACCCGCGGGCTGAACCGGGCGGCGAACCACGATGCCATCGCCGAATGGTTTGAGGTCACCGCCCCCAAGGTCGCGGCGCTGGGCTGCCGGAACATCATCTGCTTCTCGGGCAACCGGCAGGGGCTCTCCGACGAGGAGGGGCTCAAGACCTGCGCCGCCGGCATCCAGCGCCTCCTTCCCGTGGCCGAGAAGCATCAGGTGACCCTCGTGATGGAGCTGTTGAACTCGCGCGTGGACCACGCGGATTACCAGTGCGACCACACCGCCTGGGGGGTGGACCTGTGCCGGGCCGTTGGGTCCGAGCACTTCAAGCTCCTCTACGACATCTACCACATGCAGATCATGGAGGGCGATTTGATTGCCACGATCCGCAAGTCCCATCCCTACATCGCCCACTACCACACCGGAGGCGTTCCGGGGCGTCATGAAATTGATGAATCGCAGGAGATCTTCTATCCGGCGGTGATGCGGGCGATTGTGGACACCGGATTTCAGGGACATGTGGCCCAGGAGTTTATCCCGGCGCGTCCGGATCCGCTCGCTTCCCTGAAGCAGGGGGTCACGATTTGCGACGTGTGA
- a CDS encoding PIN domain-containing protein has product MVLVDSSVWIEAIRRAGRLDVKVALEGLLEEYEAAWCGPVKLEVLGGARSEDRARLEGWLSCIPYRTMTEAAWNLAKERYWALRDAGQTLPWSDVLIGSLALAWNCRVYAVDRHFEVMRDRIGLRLYQPGYGGRFEPEQGN; this is encoded by the coding sequence ATGGTGCTCGTGGATTCGTCGGTATGGATCGAGGCGATCCGTCGTGCGGGGCGACTGGACGTCAAAGTCGCCCTGGAAGGGTTGCTCGAGGAGTACGAGGCCGCCTGGTGCGGACCGGTGAAGCTCGAAGTACTCGGAGGCGCCCGGTCTGAGGATCGCGCCCGGTTGGAGGGCTGGCTTTCCTGCATTCCCTACCGCACGATGACCGAAGCCGCCTGGAATCTGGCGAAGGAACGCTACTGGGCGCTGCGCGACGCTGGCCAGACGCTGCCGTGGAGCGACGTCCTGATCGGCAGCCTGGCACTGGCATGGAACTGCCGCGTGTACGCCGTGGACCGCCATTTCGAGGTCATGCGGGACCGGATTGGCCTGCGCCTCTACCAGCCCGGATATGGCGGGAGATTTGAACCGGAGCAGGGCAATTGA
- a CDS encoding type II toxin-antitoxin system VapB family antitoxin has product MRITIEIEKAVLEDLAAITGEKKMSPAVNKAVTEFVKRQKARQFGRLLREGTFDYELTNDQVEMRD; this is encoded by the coding sequence ATGAGGATCACGATCGAAATCGAAAAAGCGGTTTTGGAGGACTTGGCTGCCATCACCGGGGAGAAAAAGATGAGTCCTGCGGTCAACAAGGCCGTGACCGAGTTCGTCAAGCGGCAGAAGGCCCGGCAGTTCGGTCGGTTGCTCCGGGAAGGGACATTCGACTACGAACTCACCAACGACCAGGTGGAGATGCGGGACTGA
- the ispG gene encoding (E)-4-hydroxy-3-methylbut-2-enyl-diphosphate synthase, translating to MRYCPSPWSHSRRPAREVVVGDPARGGVIIGGNHPVVKQSMLTCDTMDTAACVQQTLDLVAVGCQIVRITAPTVKDAANLEPIVRELRARGCLVPMVADIHFKPEAAMEAVKWVEKVRVNPGNYADKKKFAVIEYSDADYAAELERIERAFTPLVLEAKRLGRALRIGTNHGSLSDRIMNRYGDSPLGMVESAMEFARICRSHGFHNFVFSMKSSNPKVMIECYRLLAARLEAEGPDWNYPLHLGVTEAGEGEDGRIKSAIGIGSLLCDGLGDTIRVSLTEDSPREIAVCSDLIAQIPDLAHVGSGPLPAATDELPFDPFRYERRCSAEADLGELRAGGEQTVRVVMSRAAVEQVAPRIPVGADVRPEAVLEDLNLLELDPSAPISIGAIPCDTQLVTVADGVPLPPIRAFRLLALQLHRLGRRNPILIKDCLNTPPPRLTPETALLRASVNLGSLLADGIGDAILIRGEPGAGQSLRLAYNILQAAGCRSFKTDYVACPSCGRTLFNLQTVTARIKARTDHLKGVKIAIMGCIVNGPGEMADADFGYVGGAPNKINLYVGRRAVKFNIPEAEAVERLVDLIKEHGKWVEPKPHAEVPA from the coding sequence ATGCGCTATTGCCCGTCTCCCTGGAGCCATTCCCGACGCCCCGCGCGCGAGGTCGTTGTCGGGGACCCGGCCCGCGGCGGCGTGATCATTGGCGGCAACCACCCGGTGGTGAAGCAGTCCATGCTGACTTGCGACACCATGGACACCGCCGCCTGCGTCCAGCAGACCCTCGACCTTGTCGCCGTGGGGTGTCAGATCGTCCGGATCACGGCCCCCACGGTCAAGGATGCCGCCAATCTGGAGCCCATCGTCCGCGAGCTGCGCGCCCGGGGTTGCCTCGTGCCGATGGTGGCCGACATCCACTTCAAGCCCGAGGCGGCCATGGAGGCGGTGAAGTGGGTGGAGAAGGTGCGGGTGAACCCGGGGAACTATGCCGACAAGAAGAAGTTCGCGGTGATCGAGTACTCCGACGCCGATTATGCCGCGGAACTGGAACGGATCGAGCGGGCCTTCACGCCGTTGGTTCTTGAGGCCAAACGCCTTGGGCGTGCGCTCCGCATCGGCACCAATCACGGATCCCTGAGCGACCGCATCATGAATCGGTATGGCGACTCCCCACTGGGCATGGTGGAAAGCGCCATGGAGTTTGCGCGGATCTGCCGAAGCCACGGGTTCCACAACTTCGTCTTCTCGATGAAGTCGTCGAACCCGAAGGTGATGATCGAGTGCTACCGCCTGCTGGCGGCGCGCCTGGAGGCGGAGGGTCCCGACTGGAACTACCCGCTTCACCTCGGGGTGACCGAGGCCGGCGAAGGCGAGGACGGCCGGATCAAATCCGCGATCGGCATCGGCTCCCTGCTCTGCGACGGCCTTGGCGACACCATCCGCGTCTCGCTCACCGAGGACAGTCCACGGGAGATCGCCGTGTGCAGCGACCTGATCGCCCAGATCCCGGACCTGGCCCACGTCGGCTCCGGACCGTTGCCGGCGGCAACCGACGAACTCCCGTTCGATCCGTTTCGTTACGAGCGCCGGTGCTCCGCGGAAGCCGACCTGGGTGAACTGCGGGCCGGCGGGGAACAGACGGTGCGGGTCGTGATGTCCCGGGCCGCCGTGGAACAGGTGGCCCCCAGGATCCCGGTCGGGGCGGATGTGCGCCCCGAGGCGGTGTTGGAGGATCTCAACCTGCTGGAACTGGACCCATCGGCACCGATCTCCATCGGCGCCATTCCGTGCGACACGCAGCTGGTCACCGTGGCCGATGGCGTGCCTCTCCCGCCGATCCGCGCCTTTCGTCTGCTCGCGCTCCAATTGCACCGGCTCGGACGACGCAATCCGATCCTGATCAAGGATTGCCTGAACACCCCGCCGCCCCGCCTCACCCCGGAGACCGCGCTGCTTCGTGCCTCGGTGAACCTGGGGTCCCTTCTCGCGGACGGCATCGGCGACGCGATCCTGATCCGGGGTGAGCCCGGCGCGGGGCAGTCCCTGCGGCTTGCCTACAACATTCTCCAGGCCGCGGGATGCCGCTCATTCAAGACCGACTACGTCGCGTGTCCCAGCTGCGGACGAACGCTGTTCAACCTCCAGACCGTCACCGCCCGGATCAAGGCCCGGACCGACCACCTCAAGGGGGTCAAAATCGCAATCATGGGATGCATCGTGAACGGTCCCGGGGAGATGGCGGATGCCGATTTTGGCTACGTCGGCGGCGCCCCAAACAAAATCAATCTCTACGTGGGCCGCAGGGCCGTGAAATTCAACATCCCCGAGGCCGAAGCCGTGGAACGTCTCGTGGACCTGATCAAGGAACACGGGAAATGGGTCGAGCCAAAGCCGCACGCCGAAGTTCCTGCGTGA
- the rseP gene encoding RIP metalloprotease RseP: protein MESLLGWIYVAGAVIVLFGASIFVHEYGHYWMARRRGMKIEGFSLGFGPKIFSWMQDGVEWSVRWIPAGGFVKLPQMITSEAIEGKGASEGPPAPPVSRILVAAAGPAMNIVFALLIATLLWGIGLPVLVNPPIIGRVDPASVEGQLGVRAGDRIVAINGQPVGSWQDINLEVITALTNVVNVTFQREGNSFTAPLPTRRSETLGLKWLDLEPQERPIIGLLESGMPAEGAGLQAGDKFLSFDSVPVLNQEHLTELIRKAEGRSCEVVIERGGEKLQFQITPIFDPKTDRGRIGIGFAGGHYEVQRPGPTPWAQFSEVLRLMGKTFTALFHSRETGVGAKDMSGPVGILGKLAVDVKTDFRLALKFMVMLNINLALLNLLPLPVLDGGHILMALYELVTRRRVGVRFQEYATTAFAVLLISFMLYVTFYDVRRASIFGQLLRQKSFVESPRAVEPVPEPAAGVPAADR, encoded by the coding sequence ATGGAATCCCTACTGGGTTGGATCTACGTCGCCGGGGCGGTGATTGTGCTCTTCGGAGCCAGCATCTTCGTCCACGAATACGGCCACTACTGGATGGCACGCCGCCGGGGAATGAAGATCGAAGGGTTCTCGCTCGGATTCGGACCGAAGATCTTTTCGTGGATGCAGGACGGCGTGGAGTGGTCCGTGCGGTGGATCCCCGCAGGCGGGTTCGTGAAGCTGCCGCAAATGATCACCTCGGAGGCCATTGAGGGCAAAGGAGCCTCCGAAGGCCCGCCGGCACCCCCGGTGTCCCGAATCCTCGTCGCCGCCGCCGGTCCGGCGATGAACATCGTATTCGCACTCCTGATCGCCACGCTCCTCTGGGGAATTGGCCTCCCGGTTCTGGTCAACCCCCCCATCATCGGGCGGGTGGATCCCGCGTCGGTGGAGGGGCAGCTCGGAGTCCGTGCCGGCGACCGGATCGTCGCCATCAACGGGCAGCCGGTCGGCTCCTGGCAGGACATCAATCTCGAAGTCATCACCGCCCTGACCAACGTGGTCAACGTGACCTTCCAGCGGGAGGGAAACTCCTTCACGGCCCCCCTCCCCACCCGGCGCTCGGAAACCCTCGGTTTGAAGTGGCTGGATCTGGAGCCTCAGGAACGCCCGATCATCGGGCTCCTCGAATCCGGGATGCCCGCGGAGGGTGCGGGGCTGCAGGCCGGGGACAAGTTCCTGTCCTTCGACAGCGTTCCGGTGCTGAATCAGGAGCACCTGACGGAACTGATCCGGAAGGCCGAGGGACGCTCCTGCGAGGTGGTGATCGAACGTGGCGGGGAAAAACTGCAGTTCCAAATCACCCCGATCTTTGATCCAAAGACGGACCGCGGCCGCATCGGCATCGGCTTTGCCGGAGGCCACTACGAGGTGCAACGACCGGGTCCGACTCCGTGGGCCCAGTTTTCCGAGGTGCTGCGGTTGATGGGCAAGACGTTCACCGCGCTGTTCCACTCCCGTGAAACGGGGGTGGGGGCCAAGGACATGAGCGGGCCGGTGGGCATCCTCGGAAAGCTCGCGGTGGACGTGAAGACCGACTTCCGCCTGGCGCTGAAGTTCATGGTCATGCTGAACATCAACCTCGCCCTGCTCAACCTGCTGCCGCTCCCGGTGCTCGATGGCGGCCACATCCTCATGGCCCTGTACGAGCTCGTGACCCGCCGCCGGGTCGGGGTCCGCTTCCAGGAATACGCCACGACGGCCTTCGCGGTGCTCCTGATCTCGTTCATGCTGTACGTGACCTTCTACGACGTGCGGCGCGCCTCCATCTTCGGGCAGTTGCTCCGCCAGAAGAGCTTTGTCGAGTCCCCCCGGGCCGTGGAACCCGTCCCTGAACCCGCCGCCGGAGTCCCCGCCGCCGACCGCTGA
- the rph gene encoding ribonuclease PH, whose product MRRDGRRADALRPVRFQNHVAPQATGSTLIEWGNTRVICAAMVEESVPGWMKARKVEGGWLTAEYSMLPYSTPDRKARDISKLKLDGRSQEIQRLIGRSLRAVVDLEALGPRTVWVDCDVLQADGGTRTASITGAWVALSLAVRRLRSEGLLTADPIRSPLAAVSTGVVAGAVLLDLDYSEDVAAAVDLNLVMNGAGEFIELQASGEEATFTDGQLATMLQLGRQGITRLLEAQTGALAAG is encoded by the coding sequence TTGCGGCGCGATGGACGACGGGCGGACGCGCTGCGCCCGGTCCGATTTCAAAACCACGTGGCGCCGCAGGCCACGGGATCCACGCTGATCGAATGGGGCAACACCCGCGTGATCTGTGCCGCGATGGTCGAGGAGTCGGTTCCCGGCTGGATGAAAGCCCGGAAGGTGGAGGGGGGCTGGCTGACGGCCGAGTATTCCATGCTTCCCTACTCGACGCCCGACCGGAAGGCGCGGGATATTTCCAAGCTGAAGCTGGATGGCCGCTCCCAGGAGATCCAGCGGCTGATCGGCCGTTCCCTGCGGGCCGTGGTGGACCTGGAGGCCCTCGGACCGCGCACCGTCTGGGTGGATTGCGACGTCCTGCAGGCGGATGGTGGCACCCGGACCGCCAGCATCACCGGTGCGTGGGTCGCGCTGAGCCTGGCCGTGCGGCGTCTCCGGTCCGAAGGCCTCCTCACCGCGGACCCCATCCGGTCGCCCTTGGCCGCGGTCAGCACGGGCGTGGTGGCCGGCGCGGTGCTGCTCGACCTGGACTACAGCGAGGATGTCGCCGCCGCGGTGGACCTGAACCTGGTGATGAACGGCGCGGGGGAATTCATCGAACTTCAGGCCAGCGGCGAGGAGGCCACGTTCACGGATGGCCAGCTGGCCACGATGCTGCAGCTCGGGCGTCAGGGCATCACCCGGCTTCTCGAGGCCCAGACGGGCGCCCTCGCCGCCGGGTGA
- a CDS encoding histidine phosphatase family protein, whose amino-acid sequence MKTTLYLIRHGEVESRYHRIFGGSRIDMELSDHGHLQAARLAHWLARTRLDAVYASPMRRVQLTWEPARRFFDADPVILPGLREIDFGDWTGLGWDDVEARFGMSAYDWLHHLEEDRVAGAETLQTFQDRLVAAIRQILDEQAGKTVGIFCHGGVIRGLLSYLLGLPLRWFEHVEVDYASVTWVEVGVVKAGRVRNEIQLLNFTPWRDLP is encoded by the coding sequence GTGAAAACCACGCTCTATCTGATCCGCCACGGCGAGGTCGAATCGCGCTACCACCGGATCTTTGGCGGCAGCCGGATTGACATGGAGTTGTCGGACCACGGGCACCTCCAGGCGGCACGCCTGGCCCACTGGCTGGCCCGCACGCGCCTCGACGCGGTGTATGCCAGCCCCATGCGGCGCGTGCAGTTGACCTGGGAACCGGCCCGGCGGTTTTTCGATGCCGATCCGGTGATCCTCCCCGGGCTGAGGGAAATTGATTTTGGGGACTGGACCGGACTGGGCTGGGACGATGTGGAGGCCCGTTTCGGCATGTCGGCGTATGACTGGCTGCATCATCTCGAAGAGGACCGCGTTGCCGGGGCCGAGACCCTGCAGACCTTTCAGGACCGGCTGGTCGCGGCCATCCGCCAGATCCTGGACGAGCAGGCCGGGAAAACGGTGGGCATCTTCTGCCATGGAGGCGTGATTCGCGGGCTGCTGTCGTATCTGCTGGGCCTGCCACTGCGGTGGTTCGAGCATGTGGAGGTGGACTATGCGAGCGTCACCTGGGTGGAGGTGGGTGTGGTCAAGGCGGGGCGGGTCCGCAACGAAATCCAGTTGCTCAACTTCACCCCGTGGCGGGACCTGCCATGA
- a CDS encoding 50S ribosomal protein L11 methyltransferase yields MNRGRRVDIGASGDGEPLRQVAVGVRPGDEGPVAALLESECGSPPVTFTDLTTGECTVSAYLPLSRAQAAPMRSRLQGRLKALCAGGEVTGPVTVRMRRVPARDWSESWKRHFKPIAIGQLLLVLPTWSRRRPRSGQVRVLLDPGLSFGTGQHATTRYCLERIVALRRPDRLQSLWDVGTGSGLLAIAAARLGYGPVGALDHDPAAVRIAGENCRLNGVADRIVPEVADLTRLPRRPDRRYDVVCANLMADLLVSERARLVARLKSGGALVVAGILREQFPSVERALEGSGLRRCGARTEGEWRSGWFRAP; encoded by the coding sequence ATGAATCGTGGCCGGCGTGTTGACATCGGGGCCTCCGGGGACGGGGAACCCCTGCGGCAAGTTGCCGTTGGCGTGCGGCCCGGGGACGAGGGACCGGTCGCGGCCCTGCTGGAATCCGAATGCGGAAGCCCGCCGGTCACCTTCACGGATCTCACCACCGGAGAGTGCACCGTCAGCGCGTACCTGCCGTTGTCCCGGGCTCAGGCCGCCCCGATGCGGTCGCGGCTGCAGGGACGTCTCAAGGCGCTTTGCGCCGGCGGAGAAGTCACGGGTCCGGTGACGGTTCGCATGCGCCGCGTGCCTGCCCGGGACTGGAGTGAATCGTGGAAGCGGCATTTCAAGCCCATCGCCATCGGGCAGTTGCTGCTGGTGCTGCCCACCTGGAGCCGGAGGCGTCCGCGCTCCGGTCAGGTCCGGGTCCTGCTGGATCCCGGCCTGAGTTTCGGCACTGGCCAGCACGCAACCACGCGCTACTGCCTCGAGCGCATCGTGGCCCTGAGGCGGCCGGACCGCCTGCAGTCGCTCTGGGACGTCGGCACCGGCAGCGGCCTGCTGGCGATTGCGGCCGCCCGGCTGGGGTATGGTCCGGTGGGCGCCTTGGATCACGATCCCGCGGCGGTGCGGATTGCGGGTGAAAACTGCCGGTTGAACGGCGTGGCCGACCGGATTGTTCCGGAGGTTGCCGACCTGACGCGCCTCCCGCGCCGGCCCGACAGGCGGTATGACGTGGTGTGTGCCAACCTGATGGCGGATCTGCTGGTTTCAGAGCGGGCCCGCCTGGTCGCCCGGCTGAAGTCCGGTGGTGCCCTGGTGGTGGCGGGCATCCTTCGGGAGCAGTTTCCCTCGGTGGAGCGCGCTCTGGAGGGAAGCGGACTCAGGAGGTGCGGGGCGCGGACGGAAGGGGAGTGGCGGTCGGGCTGGTTTCGGGCGCCGTGA